The Nitrospira lenta genome contains a region encoding:
- the rpsD gene encoding 30S ribosomal protein S4 — protein sequence MAKYRGPVCRLCRREGEKLFLKGTRCMTEKCAIERRSYPPGQHGQGRPRNSDYSLQLREKQKLRRIYGLQECQFRGLFEKAERQSGVTGDALLRLLECRLDNVAYRLGFGASRKQARQIVSHGHLTMNGKKINVAGATVKTGDVIQVRERSRNLLSIQSSLEGVDGRGIPDWLELDKGTLKGTIRALPTKEQITLPVNEQMVVELYSR from the coding sequence GTGGCTAAGTATCGGGGTCCAGTTTGCCGTCTCTGTCGGCGCGAAGGCGAGAAGCTCTTTTTGAAGGGCACTCGGTGCATGACCGAAAAGTGTGCCATCGAGCGGCGGAGTTATCCTCCAGGGCAGCACGGTCAGGGGCGCCCCAGGAATTCTGACTATAGCTTGCAGTTGCGCGAAAAGCAGAAACTGCGGAGAATTTACGGATTGCAAGAGTGCCAATTCCGCGGTCTGTTTGAAAAGGCGGAGCGGCAATCTGGTGTCACCGGCGATGCTTTGTTGCGGTTGTTGGAATGTCGCTTGGATAATGTGGCCTACCGTCTCGGATTTGGCGCGTCTCGCAAGCAAGCCCGGCAGATTGTGAGTCACGGTCACTTGACCATGAACGGCAAGAAAATCAATGTTGCCGGAGCCACGGTCAAGACGGGGGATGTGATTCAAGTGCGTGAGCGGAGCCGGAATTTGCTCTCCATCCAATCGTCATTAGAAGGTGTCGATGGACGCGGGATTCCTGATTGGCTGGAACTCGATAAGGGTACGCTCAAGGGCACCATCCGCGCTTTGCCGACAAAGGAACAGATCACGCTGCCTGTCAACGAGCAGATGGTCGTCGAATTGTATTCTCGATAG
- the rpsK gene encoding 30S ribosomal protein S11, which yields MSVKKGKKKERRIVQAGVAHVQASFNNTIVTITDMGGNTVVWASSGNQGFKGSRKSTPFAAQRAGEAAARKAMESGMRQIDVYVNGPGAGRESAIRSLQAAGLRINLIRDVTPIPHNGCRPPKRRRV from the coding sequence ATGAGTGTGAAGAAGGGCAAGAAGAAGGAACGCCGGATCGTTCAGGCCGGTGTGGCGCATGTCCAGGCATCCTTCAATAATACGATTGTCACCATTACCGACATGGGCGGTAATACGGTCGTCTGGGCCAGCTCTGGCAATCAGGGCTTTAAGGGCTCTCGCAAGAGTACCCCCTTTGCGGCACAGCGTGCCGGTGAAGCGGCTGCCCGTAAGGCCATGGAGAGTGGCATGCGTCAAATCGATGTGTACGTGAACGGGCCTGGGGCTGGTCGTGAATCAGCCATTCGCTCGCTTCAGGCCGCTGGCCTGCGCATCAATCTGATTCGCGATGTTACGCCGATTCCCCATAACGGTTGCCGTCCACCGAAGCGGAGGCGTGTCTAG
- the rpsM gene encoding 30S ribosomal protein S13 has translation MARIAGIDLPRDKRTDIGLTYIYGIGRAAAREILRKAGVDGSIRIKDLSEDKIVKLREIIDRDHRVEGDLRKETSLNIKRLIDTGTYRGLRHRKGLPVRGQRTKTNARTRKGRRAGVTSKPKPTAR, from the coding sequence ATGGCACGCATCGCAGGCATCGATTTGCCAAGAGACAAGCGGACCGATATCGGCCTCACGTACATCTACGGAATTGGGCGGGCCGCCGCACGAGAAATTCTGCGGAAGGCTGGCGTGGATGGCTCGATTCGGATCAAGGATCTGAGTGAAGATAAGATCGTCAAGCTCAGAGAAATTATTGATCGCGATCACCGTGTCGAGGGGGACCTTCGCAAGGAAACGTCCCTGAACATCAAGCGATTGATCGACACCGGGACCTATCGAGGTCTTCGCCATCGAAAAGGCTTGCCTGTGCGTGGCCAGCGCACGAAGACCAATGCCAGAACGCGCAAGGGCCGACGCGCTGGTGTGACAAGCAAACCGAAACCGACAGCCAGATGA
- the rpmJ gene encoding 50S ribosomal protein L36 encodes MKVKSSVKPICAKCMVVRRRGVVRILCENPRHKQRQG; translated from the coding sequence ATGAAAGTAAAGTCTTCAGTCAAGCCGATTTGTGCCAAATGTATGGTCGTTCGTCGCCGGGGTGTCGTGCGAATTTTGTGTGAGAACCCCAGGCACAAGCAACGTCAGGGATAA
- the infA gene encoding translation initiation factor IF-1 codes for MGKEDIIEIQGTVAETLPNAMFRVKLDNGHILLAHISGKMRMHFIRILPGDKVTVEMSPYDLTRGRITYRFK; via the coding sequence GTGGGAAAAGAAGACATTATCGAAATACAGGGAACGGTAGCAGAGACATTACCCAATGCCATGTTTCGTGTGAAACTTGATAATGGTCATATCCTTCTAGCTCATATTTCTGGAAAGATGCGGATGCACTTCATCCGAATTCTTCCGGGCGACAAAGTCACGGTGGAGATGTCTCCATACGATTTGACGAGAGGCCGAATCACTTACCGTTTCAAGTAG